GCCGGAATCTTGAGTGCCTTGCCAGTCTGAGGATTGCGCCCTTCTCTTTCCTTGCGATCTCGGGGTTCAAAGCTGCCAAAGTCAACGATTGTCACCTTGTCACCACCGGCTACAGTCTCCATGATGGTGTCTACAGTGGCCGTCAGAATTTCGTCAGCCTGCTTCTTGGTGACGTTGGCTTGAGTTGCGATCGCATCAACTAATTCACCTTTGTTCATGGGGAGTCCTCAAATGCAGATATCTGGAGGGATTGTAGCGAATTGTCATGGACAACGGTTAAACGTAAGGAAATTCTCAAGTCTTGATATAGTTTGAGAGTCCGGGTGAGAGAGGGACTCATGGCATATCGTCGGTCATCTCAGCAGCTATCCCAAAGAAGGCGGTCGCATCGCGGGCATTCGTTTCACTCTAGTAAACTGCAGCGCCATCGGCAGGCCAGCAGCATCGACTTGCTCAAGCAGTCTGTTCCCTCAGAGATAAGAGAGAAACGCTTGTCTCTGATGCTCTATGCCAATGGCGTCAAGCTCCCAGCTCAACGTATCGGTAGTCTTGCTGTCGTCTGGCGGGAGGACTGCGAGGGCTATCAGTTGTTCTCCTGGGAGTTGCGATCGCCCTTGTCATCGCTGCTGTTTGAGACGAGAGAGTACTGCTGTGAGGCTGCTGTAGAGCTAGGGCAGCGGTTCTCGATAGACCGACTTTTGCAAGAACAGTCGTTTGCGGTGAGGGAACAGGTGGATGCGATCGCTGAAGAGTTCCTGCTGAGGGAGCAGGTTGCGATGGCGCATGGTTGATCAGTACGATCCTCAGCTTAATATCACACGCCATGATGCTCTCCTGGATGGGCCGCGGTCTCATGTGATGAATACAGAACTGCCGTTCCCCGATAGCTGGCGGCCTTTTGTGGCAGCGGTTTGTTTGCTTGGCATCTTTGCGGTTGTCGTTTGGGTGTGGTGGGGTGATCATAGAGAAGGACGACCCTGCTTTACGTTGACGTGAAACAAGCTGACTCTAATTTCCTTCCCGCATCTGCCACAGAGATTCAGGATAGAGCAGCGCAAACCCTGCTCCAGCAGGTCCGGCGTCAAACCGTCGAAGTTTGCACAGACTTTGGGGAAGTCAATATTCCAACAGCCTTTGCCTGTATGGGGCCAGAGTCGATTCCAATTCCTCAACTCACAAGCCCCATGCTATGCCTGCCGGGATTCGATAGCTCTCTGCTGGAATATCGGTATCTTCTCCCGATACTGGCCGTCCAACAGAAATGCTGGGTGTTGGATTGGTATGGTTGTGGCTTTACAGCGTATTGCCCTCGACTCTCTGTCCATCCCGTTCACATCCGACAACACCTGTTGACTGTGATCAGCCGTTGGATTGGTCAGCCTGTCGTGCTAATTGGAGCTTCCCTTGGTGGGGCAGTGGCGCTTGACTTTGCCATGCATCACCCAGAGTGTGTGCGATCGCTTGTTGTTATTGACAGTGTGGGTTTCTCCGGTCATTTTCCATTGGGGCCATCCTGTCCTTTAGCGATATTGGAGATGGGTGCTGATTGGTTATGCCTACGCAAGCAAACGGCACTCGCTGCCGCTACCGCACTATCACTGCCGTCAACAGTAATTGAGCCATTGCGATGTTCGCAGCTTCATCAAGAGATGCCAGGGTGGAAAGCGACGATCACTACCTTTTGCCAGAGTGGTGGATATGCTGATCTCGGTCCTCGTATTACCGATGTGAGCCATCCGACCCTTGTTATGTGGGGGGTTTCTGATGATGTCCTTGGAACCGGAGATGCCCTACGTTTTAGACAGACAATATCCAATAGTCAACTGGTTTGGGTCTCTCAAGCTGGCCATGCCCCCCATATTGATCAACCCCACATTGTTGCCAAGCATTTACTCGCTTTTACAACAGAAGTTTCATGATGAGCCTCTGCTCCATCTCCCAGTGCTTCTCCTGTCGCTACCACGATCCCTTCGGCTATATTGTCTGTGCCCTTCACCCGTCTGGTTCCAGTAGTGATCGCTGTTCGGATTTTGTTGCGATCTCGGAAGTTGCCGAACATGGTCATTGTGCATCTGAAGGCTGGGCATTTGAGGGCGGGGAACTGGTGCGAGCGACAGCTCGGGATGTTGCGAAAGGTGCGGTAAGGAAGGCTCAAGGTTAAAGACGCCAAATCTAAAGATCCGTGGATGTACTCAGGGAAACTGAATATCCAAGCGTTATGCTAATAAAAACCCCCAGCGGTGAGGCTAGGGGAGTCTAGTTATTTTGGGGAACACAGAGATAATCTTACTCAATCGCCTATTCGAGAGAAGGTTCCAGAAAGCGTTGAGATGTCCTTAAATCTGTGAACAATCAAAGTATTCCCATCTTGTCGTCCGATCTGACAGATGGGATATTTTTTTATCTTGAATTTGAGTGACGCGAACCTTGGCAAACGCTTCCTTTCAGGGTGCTAATTGCGGCGGGGTCTAACCTTTTGTACCTTTAGCGATTTCCCCATCCACACCGTTCCATCTAGTTCAGCTATAGCCTTTTCTTCCTCCGCATTAGAACTCATGGTCACGTAGGCGCAGTTTCTAGGTTCTGACTCTTCCTCTTCATCTGCAGGAACACGGATGGTCATGATAGCTGTAGCTGTTCCATATTTAGCGAAGACAGTCTTCAGGTCATCTTGTGTGGCATTGTGGGGCAGGTTATCGATGAAAAGACTCATGCGAACTTACAAAGGACTTTAGAGAAAAGCATTGGTGGATAAGCCTCAGGTGCCCGTTCAAGCCGCTCTATTTCTGGATGATTGAATAGCTCTCGTGGACTGGCCCACCGAAAGTTGATTGTCGATTGGGATGCTTAACCCTTCACCCGTTCTTTAAAAGCTTTCCCCGCGCTAAACCCTGGCACTGTCGTCGCCGGAATCTTCAACACAGCCCCAGTCTTCGGATTACGCCCGTCTCTGGCAGCGCGATCTCTGGGTTCAAAGCTACCGAATCCCACCAGGGTTATTTTGTCACCACTGGCTACCGCTTCGATGATGGTGTCAGTCGTGGCCGTCAAGATGTCTTCAGCTTGCTTCTTGGTGATGCTGGTTTTGGTTGCGATCGCATCAACTAATTCACCCTTGTTCATTGGAAGTTCTCACTGATCAATATTGGGAGCATTGTATCGGTATTGGGGAGATTTGCCCTCTTACGGCTAATTTCCATCAATGCCTTTCCTAGGCAGCGTTATACATCTGAGTGAGCCGCTGCATTGCTTGGTGATAAATTTGCCGAGTTCTTTCGCGGGTAATCCCGAGCCGCTCACTGATGGCTTGGAAAGA
Above is a window of Acaryochloris thomasi RCC1774 DNA encoding:
- a CDS encoding HU family DNA-binding protein, which codes for MNKGELVDAIATQANVTKKQADEILTATVDTIMETVAGGDKVTIVDFGSFEPRDRKEREGRNPQTGKALKIPAATVPAFSAGKAFKEKVKA
- a CDS encoding alpha/beta fold hydrolase; the encoded protein is MKQADSNFLPASATEIQDRAAQTLLQQVRRQTVEVCTDFGEVNIPTAFACMGPESIPIPQLTSPMLCLPGFDSSLLEYRYLLPILAVQQKCWVLDWYGCGFTAYCPRLSVHPVHIRQHLLTVISRWIGQPVVLIGASLGGAVALDFAMHHPECVRSLVVIDSVGFSGHFPLGPSCPLAILEMGADWLCLRKQTALAAATALSLPSTVIEPLRCSQLHQEMPGWKATITTFCQSGGYADLGPRITDVSHPTLVMWGVSDDVLGTGDALRFRQTISNSQLVWVSQAGHAPHIDQPHIVAKHLLAFTTEVS
- a CDS encoding RNA recognition motif domain-containing protein; its protein translation is MSLFIDNLPHNATQDDLKTVFAKYGTATAIMTIRVPADEEEESEPRNCAYVTMSSNAEEEKAIAELDGTVWMGKSLKVQKVRPRRN
- a CDS encoding HU family DNA-binding protein encodes the protein MNKGELVDAIATKTSITKKQAEDILTATTDTIIEAVASGDKITLVGFGSFEPRDRAARDGRNPKTGAVLKIPATTVPGFSAGKAFKERVKG